CAGTCAATTTCAATTCAGGTTGAACTAtcaattcattattttttaacagtTAATTGTAGACTCATAACGAATTGAGTATAGATTCGTAACGAatctacaatgtacaatgtacatctaCAAATGGTATACTTAGCAAACCATTACACTTCCATCAAatatagagtgacgtcacagaaatagtttaatatACTTTTATACCAAaagccattaaaggcagtggacactatcggtaattactcaaaataattatcagcataaaacctcacttggtaacgagtaatgggtagaggttgatagtataaaacatgatgagaaacggctacctctaaagtgacgtagttttcgagaaagaagtaattttccacgaatttgatttcgagacctcagatttagaatttgaggtctcgaaatcaaccatctaagtgcacaacttcgtgtgacaggggtgtttttttctttcattattatctcgccacctcgacgaccaattgagctcaaattttcacaggtttggtattttatgcatatgttgagatacaccaagtgagaagactggtctttgacaattacctattgtgtccactgtctttaaatcagaCATAGCTCACTTTGGTGTGGGGGCtcattttcaaatgttgacaAATGTGTGGTAATTGTCTCATTTTTTAGCCTACTCATTATCACCATGGCTACGAGGTTGATCCCACTCCTGGGAACGTACAAGGGGCGGATATCTGCAGTGGCAGCATTAGCAGCAGGTAAGTCAAGTCACAAAGTAACCCTCTAAATTTAAATCTTCGGTATAAatcgtttatttattttatttattatttctttaattCTTCAGACATAACAAGCAGGTGCCGTCCAGGAAtagggcaaaagtaaaaaataactatcatcaaaaagatgtgccctcccagacctttAAAAGGGTAACAAATAATGAAGATTCTTTCTATAATAAAAGTGCATAAAATATACAAGGAATATATTATTCGTCATTATTGTTTTCACACGACGCGTTTACGATGTTAGATCCGATGTGACCCCccatataaaaaaagaaaacaataaaagaaaggCCAAACAAAAAATGGGAGTTACTTTGATCCGTTGAattggaggtggggggggggcagtacATACACATAGTTCGCTTGAATTAATAAGCAAGATCTGCAGTTGGAAGGagattgagaaaacaaaatcaaatgtgGAAACATGAATTTTGAACATGATGCTGTCTGTTCGTGAAAAAAGGGTGATGCAATTATATGAAGAAATGTGTAGGTTTATTGTGCCTAAAAACTGCGATCGAAGGTTATATATGTAGTCAGTGCTTTTCATTTTTCGTGTCTCCTTTGTGAATCGTTATCAGGCGTTGCTGGACTAAGCTACTACAACACCAAGCGAGGACAGGCCGCCGAGGGCGGAGCAACCCGCTTCCCCCCGTCAGCCAACTTCCCGGACCTCCGTAAGCACAACAACGTGATGGCGTCTCACCTCACCCCAGACGTGTACGCCAAGCTGTGTGATCGTCAGACACCCAACGGGTTCACCCTCGACGCGGCCATCCAGACAGGGGTGGACAACCCCGGACATCCGTTCATCAAGACGGTCGGCTGCGTGGCCGGTGATGAGGAGTCCTACGAGGTAATTGTTCGGACAAAATGTCTCATATGTTCGGACAAATgtcataaacaaacaaacaacaacaaaaacaaacaacaacaaaaacaaacaacatcaaAGGGTTTGGTTAGTtgttgtacgacacaaaacacaatgaccacagatttacattaaacttacacggtttgaagaaaatgatgaaagaaagatGACGTTGCTGAGGTTTGGTAGTTTTTGGAaagttagtaaaacaatgtcacgaaaataatttccgtcttaGGAGACGTTTATATTTTTAGCATGTCGGCGTTACGCGACtcttctgaaaacattgcttagcaaaaagttgacgactaatgaagttgaaacttctacaggtataGTTAGCCCCCGTTACGAACAACTCCATATCCATTCACAGTAAGATTCATTCAAGACAACAAAACTTGATACAGAACATGTCAAAACcctatttaacaaacaaacaagcgcATTCTTAAAAggcatttatgttttgtttttgctctttcctttgtccctgaaCTTTTCAGTTTCCTGTAGACTTCGATCACACATTTTCTTCTGAAGAGCCCGGTGTTAATAATGTTTTAGGTGAAAGCCttttcccccctttttgtcCTTGGTCTTTATGCGGTCGATAGATGTGCAGATCTGAACAATTTTcaacctctttttcaaaattcCAAGGTCTTCAAGGAGCTGTTCGACCCCGTGATCGACGAGCGACACAACGGCTACGGGATCAATGACGTCCACCCGACAGACCTGAACGCCTCCAAGATACGAGGTGGCAACTTCGACTCCAAGTACGTCCTGTCGTCCCGGGTCCGTACCGGCCGTAGCATCCGCGGCCTCAGCCTGCCGCCTGCCTGCTCTCGGGCCGAACGCCGGATGGTGGAGCAGGTAGTCTCCGAGGCTTTGGGAGGCCTGACCGGTGACTTGACGGGGAAATACTACCCGCTGAGCAACATGACTGACGAGGAGCAACAGACTCTGATCGACGACCATTTCCTGTTTGACAAACCGGTGTCGCCGCTGCTTACGTGCGCTGGTATGGCTCGCGACTGGCCTGACGGTCGTGGGATCTGGTAAGTGTGACAAGTAACAATACCCCTTGCATTTATTAGGCCACCGTTTCTATGCTAAGCTATACATCTGTACGCTGGGTATGAATGTGTTTTCCCAAACCCATTGaacaaaacccccaaaaccaAACCGGAATATCCCCTCGTGGCATGGTCCACTCTAGGATATCAATTAGGACGTCCAAATCGATATGGGCTTTTCAACggtaaactttggaacgctaggtggcagcagacctatcACGTAAGTTTCCCTTGCTTACCTAGTTCTGAGAATGCGCACACTACCAAGAacaatgacaaatgaaaaatctgctgccaccaagagtccAAAATGTCTcccattgaaaaaaaacccagaatgaAATACATAACCCGCAACTCTTGTATGAAGACATGAGGACTCGTTTAAGTGTTTTAAGAACGTATCCAATTCATCCCTCACAGGCACAATAACGACAAGACCTTCTTGGTCTGGATCAACGAGGAGGATCACACTCGTCTTATCTCCATGGAGAAAGGAGGCAACATGAAAGGCGTCTTTGAACGCTTCTGCAAAGGCCTGAATGAGGTAAAGAAGAACTCCCATCTGGGCCCAACAGCTGATTTTCATTAAGCCGATGATAAGCACAATTTAAGCTTCTGCTAAGCCTGACATgagtttgtgcttagcaaaatgttgtgcttacaaGCCTCCTGAAATTGGTCACTGgcagtattgaccccttgcacgcgcgtcacacgcggcgactgatgccacgctcaccatgttggtggtcaataggcttacctgtaaacgccgcgtcacctCAAAATGTGCACtttaacacacgttgacattgaccaccaaaaatggcgcatccaagattattctgatgatgacgtcaggtgaaatgggtcaataggtgTGATCATGGGGATTGGTCAGATCATTCAGTAAAGCAGTTGTCGCCAATGTGCAGCATGGATTGTAGTGCTTAAACCACTCCTTGTTTCTCACAAAAATGTGACTGGGTTCTTAGCGGACAAAATAGCAGCACAACACAAGCAAACAGTACACATGGCAAATGGTGATGACAACATTATAACAATATAAGTTTTAAGAAAGGTGGCTACTCAAAATATAGCACAGGATTTTGGCGATagcgttctcaaaaactacttttacGCGACTATactctcgcgagactgctggcttCCATCTACTTCACTTTTGAAATCTCGCGGGAGATGCAGTGTATCGGGagaacagcagcagcagcaatacAAACGAAAACTACTAAGCTCCAACAAGAAGGAATTAAACAATGTTTGGAAAAACGGAGTGAAAGTTTGACACTGTGCTGGTGTTTGATTCGCTGTGTAGGTTGAGAAGCTGATCAAGTCCAAGGGATGGGAGTACATGTGGAATGAGCATCTTGGATACGTCTTGACCTGCCCGTCCAACCTGGGCACCGGGATGCGTGCTGGAGTGCACATTAAACTACCCAATCTCGGCAAGGTatgtagtctaggttcctagaccattggtgttgcgtggtcacacactgtaatgaacgaacgctagcgggcgctctgtttctctgatttccggtgagatccggaaattagagaaacagagcgcccgccagcgttcgttcattacaagcgtgtacagtttttgccgtgcataatcggaacgttcgttgtgtgtgaccacgcaacaccaatggtctaggaactaGACTACAAGGTATGTAGATAGTGAGTGAAGAAAACGTCCCAAAGAACCCTGACTAATTTGTCACTGAAGGAGCCTCATACAGCCTCATACATGTAATAGTCTCACTTTCTTTACTGAGCAGCTAAGATCGATTGAAGGCattggggtggatttcacaaagagttatgacgCGTCTTATTATCTCAAGTTAAGGAACTCGTCCTAAcatcctaagattagtcttaagttttgtgaaatcgacggctggacacttaatattggtattactcacaaaaactgttagcataaaccactaacaagcaatgtagagctgtataaaggcagtggacactattggtagttacttaaaatatttcttagcataaaaccttagttggtaacgagtaatggggagaggttgatagtataaaacattgtgacaaacggctccctctgaagtaacgtagttttcgagaaagaagtaattttccacgaatttgatttcaagaccttaagtttagaatttcgggtctcgaaatcaagcatctgaaagcacacaacttcgtgtgacgagggtgtttttttctttcatagttatctcgcaacttgacgaccaattgagctcaaattttcacaggtttgatacttattgcataatatgttgagatacaccaagtgtgaagactggccTTTATGTTTCCATAgtctttaaacattgtgagaaacagccccctctgatGTAActcatttttgagaaagaggattCCCCCCCCGCTCATTCTTCTCTTGCATCttcaatgaccagttgagtccaaattttcacagatttgttattttatgcataagttgggatacactcagtgaaaatactggtctttaacaaaataccaaaggtgttcacAGCACCTTTGAGTCGGTCTCTAAGCTCGTTCACTAGTTGCTGCTGTGTGCCGTACATAACAGTgcgcgttaaaggcagtggacactattggtaattgtcaaagactagccttcacagttggtgtatctcaacatattatgcataaaataacaaacctgtgaacatttgagctcaatcggtcatcgaag
Above is a window of Asterias rubens chromosome 11, eAstRub1.3, whole genome shotgun sequence DNA encoding:
- the LOC117296471 gene encoding creatine kinase U-type, mitochondrial-like, producing MATRLIPLLGTYKGRISAVAALAAGVAGLSYYNTKRGQAAEGGATRFPPSANFPDLRKHNNVMASHLTPDVYAKLCDRQTPNGFTLDAAIQTGVDNPGHPFIKTVGCVAGDEESYEVFKELFDPVIDERHNGYGINDVHPTDLNASKIRGGNFDSKYVLSSRVRTGRSIRGLSLPPACSRAERRMVEQVVSEALGGLTGDLTGKYYPLSNMTDEEQQTLIDDHFLFDKPVSPLLTCAGMARDWPDGRGIWHNNDKTFLVWINEEDHTRLISMEKGGNMKGVFERFCKGLNEVEKLIKSKGWEYMWNEHLGYVLTCPSNLGTGMRAGVHIKLPNLGKESRFDMILERLRLQKRGTGGVDTASVGGVFDISNLDRLGQSEVQQCQRVVDGIETLIKMEKQLERGRSIESLIPKA